One Owenweeksia hongkongensis DSM 17368 genomic region harbors:
- a CDS encoding GPW/gp25 family protein translates to MGEKDSFLGKGWAFPPTFHLNNPDGVLMTEGVQDIEQSLEILLTTAIGERLMIPEYGCDVMAFVFRDGSSSNHHFLKQRIKSAILRFEPRIDELEIMVDYTAYLDGVVSVHIDYRVISTNSRFNLVFPFYKVEGTDIPHLFRSE, encoded by the coding sequence ATGGGAGAAAAAGATTCTTTTTTAGGAAAAGGGTGGGCATTTCCGCCAACATTTCATCTCAATAATCCTGATGGTGTATTGATGACAGAAGGTGTTCAGGATATTGAGCAATCATTAGAAATATTGCTCACCACGGCTATTGGCGAAAGGCTGATGATACCCGAATACGGTTGCGATGTGATGGCTTTTGTGTTTCGCGATGGTTCCAGTTCAAACCATCATTTTTTAAAACAAAGAATAAAGAGTGCCATTTTGCGATTTGAGCCGCGCATTGATGAGCTGGAAATAATGGTGGATTACACGGCTTATCTGGATGGAGTAGTTAGCGTGCATATTGATTATAGGGTCATTAGTACCAACTCCAGATTCAATCTGGTTTTTCCTTTTTACAAAGTAGAAGGAACAGATATTCCGCACCTTTTCAGGAGTGAATAG
- a CDS encoding contractile injection system tape measure protein produces the protein MEDASRQHIIGSQNYSISIDDEKDAHNIQSSVSILQDTAIRSIIERMLDKYDDPDVVNQFAQVELNLGSIPKSNFEDELVKRIEEQLLLFFANRTDDRGRLRGGTRKTLQHSLLNKLEYFLVNGHHRWDGVKNLSPQQILQQLTARKSKALTELLKQIGKKEQVRKRLVYQFHDEALEALVHLVKPQEADVIVGAARNVIKAPADRTLPRLVRGNLRNAVWEVIMAYLFVSGKSFTDKRSFLKYLIANVAIRFKITYDSLLGAITKSLEYDKSAMTTEFKSILRALEDDHKKSESISVGQTPEATNIDKKQFLQALEIFMHTGVLKFPAIYTFSREGIREELKRLLRADDSYVLNRVEGWLFEPSIKARLPELIDFRMLVLFFKKRKNASFSWALKFLEHIEDLKDRQTHSVADLVEKNKVEILLSVVRKGSVSKGEVYHDVLIYLQRELVGSKALFKDWMDAFEEEYSNQKNWSEIHSSVKRFRTHLEKNQVATFYWERKFAASIAQEILTASESGRIESRELLFIQSLQRLEAKTDFSRVELLQVLIENRDLKKSKFFRDLLSALETERKQEAYFRSIIEKELVPYLNKNEKELWGFWVAQYLPEWITRSGLTKIDFIRRLKRRAIVSTKYPELMRVLENIAGASSEEISIDDIVWEDQKMSTYLLKSILADFSKIKKASRSETVKAQALYLFEISEALRISFEEVLSILVKFTFSQSEYFETFKVLALMRDSQEFETFQRLILKRKTIAYKQELVLQILRTGEAPWWVKSYSIQEFNVDFRKLIDAKETRDKILRTLSNNDKTKVGIKYLDSNSIVWLIHESLSANKVENGSLAAEASKLADDLRNLGFLQSASVQQLKNELKKGVGKSGKKWFAKVLRTWLHNLSSAASIKFLELFAEKINGSAVAKFDDEIKDLFQHYNIEQTDVDLDVRLEGKGQNESLALEALQLADDLQNLGFLPKVSFQQLKGELAKGVWKSGKVWFMETLKTWLQTLPTEVKGQFLSFFKKRITALAVINWNDEIKALFQANEEEKSIENLDTAEETKLQNIIYREPFDMTEMEVVLGVGLGISQQILLKETFEVLKSVSSFLTQQEKKFLESGWVNFLIVARESGKLKVWETDKWSAVFYEYLLQKLGKGKAINVLYLSNEKTGIRKGPTNTVWSGIDKYLETESFKQPLSKTDEIPSEITEKEELDQDYKKLGEEKPKIMEEAIYMRNAGLVILTPYLKTLFERCELTEGGKFINEESIFRAAHILQYAAIGEIDHGEEDMIMAKVLCGLGLQSPIDRMLTLKEDEKEIVNGMLAAVTQQWKALNNTSVEGLQYSFLQREAKLMEEEEQYYMRVEQKSFDMLLDQLPWSIGRVKMSWMQKTLVTEWR, from the coding sequence ATGGAAGACGCAAGCCGCCAGCATATTATTGGGTCTCAAAACTATTCCATAAGTATTGATGACGAAAAAGATGCCCATAACATTCAATCTTCGGTAAGCATATTACAGGACACGGCTATTAGAAGTATAATTGAGCGGATGCTTGATAAATATGATGACCCGGATGTGGTCAATCAATTTGCGCAGGTGGAGCTAAATCTTGGCAGTATACCCAAAAGCAACTTTGAAGATGAGCTTGTAAAAAGAATAGAGGAGCAACTTTTGTTGTTTTTTGCAAATAGAACGGATGACCGTGGGCGATTGCGAGGAGGTACTCGAAAAACATTACAGCATAGTTTGCTAAATAAGCTTGAATATTTTTTAGTAAATGGACATCACCGTTGGGATGGTGTGAAAAATTTAAGTCCGCAGCAAATATTGCAACAACTGACTGCCCGTAAGTCCAAGGCTTTGACTGAGCTTTTAAAGCAAATTGGAAAAAAAGAACAGGTAAGAAAACGCTTGGTTTATCAGTTTCACGATGAAGCACTTGAGGCTTTGGTTCATTTGGTGAAACCGCAGGAAGCCGATGTGATTGTTGGCGCTGCACGGAATGTTATTAAAGCTCCAGCTGATAGGACTTTACCAAGGCTGGTACGCGGTAATTTGCGAAATGCGGTTTGGGAGGTAATCATGGCTTATCTTTTTGTGTCTGGCAAAAGCTTTACCGATAAAAGGAGCTTTCTGAAATACCTTATAGCAAATGTGGCCATCCGCTTCAAAATTACGTATGACTCTTTGCTTGGCGCAATCACCAAAAGTTTGGAGTACGACAAAAGTGCTATGACCACAGAGTTTAAGTCGATTTTGCGGGCGCTGGAGGACGATCATAAAAAGTCAGAATCAATAAGTGTTGGACAAACTCCAGAGGCTACCAATATTGATAAGAAACAGTTTCTGCAAGCTTTGGAGATATTCATGCATACCGGTGTGTTAAAGTTTCCGGCTATATATACGTTTTCCCGGGAAGGTATCCGGGAAGAGTTGAAGCGGTTGTTGCGAGCTGACGATTCTTATGTGTTAAACCGCGTGGAGGGCTGGCTTTTTGAGCCTTCAATCAAAGCAAGACTTCCGGAACTTATAGACTTTCGAATGCTGGTGTTGTTTTTTAAAAAAAGGAAAAACGCATCGTTTAGTTGGGCACTTAAATTTTTGGAGCATATAGAGGATTTGAAAGATCGGCAAACTCATTCAGTAGCCGATTTAGTGGAGAAAAATAAGGTAGAAATCTTATTGTCTGTAGTACGAAAAGGAAGTGTTTCCAAAGGTGAAGTTTATCATGATGTATTGATTTATTTACAAAGAGAATTGGTTGGGAGTAAGGCTCTATTCAAGGATTGGATGGACGCTTTTGAAGAAGAGTACTCTAATCAAAAGAACTGGAGCGAAATACACTCGTCTGTAAAACGATTCAGAACTCACCTTGAGAAAAACCAAGTTGCTACATTTTATTGGGAGCGCAAATTTGCTGCATCTATTGCTCAAGAAATTTTGACGGCTTCTGAAAGTGGAAGAATTGAAAGTAGAGAACTCTTGTTTATACAATCACTCCAAAGGCTAGAAGCAAAAACTGATTTTAGTCGCGTTGAGCTTTTACAAGTTCTAATTGAAAATAGGGACTTAAAAAAATCAAAGTTTTTTAGGGATTTATTGTCGGCTTTAGAAACTGAAAGGAAGCAAGAGGCGTACTTCCGATCTATTATTGAAAAGGAACTAGTTCCTTATTTGAATAAAAATGAAAAGGAGCTGTGGGGTTTTTGGGTTGCTCAATATTTACCCGAGTGGATTACTCGATCAGGGTTGACCAAGATAGATTTTATAAGACGATTAAAACGTAGAGCCATAGTTTCTACAAAATATCCTGAGTTGATGCGGGTATTGGAAAATATTGCTGGTGCATCAAGCGAGGAGATTTCCATAGATGACATAGTGTGGGAAGATCAAAAGATGAGTACTTACCTTTTGAAGAGCATCCTTGCTGATTTTAGTAAGATAAAAAAGGCATCTAGAAGCGAAACGGTAAAAGCGCAGGCTCTATATCTTTTTGAAATTAGTGAAGCCTTACGCATCAGTTTTGAGGAAGTATTATCTATTCTCGTGAAGTTCACTTTTAGCCAAAGTGAATATTTTGAAACTTTTAAAGTGTTGGCGCTAATGCGCGATAGTCAAGAGTTTGAAACCTTTCAGCGGTTGATTTTAAAAAGAAAAACCATTGCTTATAAGCAAGAGCTTGTTTTGCAAATACTGCGCACAGGAGAGGCACCTTGGTGGGTAAAAAGTTATTCAATACAGGAATTCAACGTTGATTTTAGAAAACTGATTGATGCCAAAGAAACAAGGGATAAAATACTTAGAACGCTAAGCAATAATGATAAAACCAAAGTTGGAATTAAATACTTGGATAGTAATAGTATAGTCTGGCTGATCCACGAATCATTAAGTGCAAATAAGGTTGAAAATGGGAGTTTAGCCGCAGAAGCTTCGAAGCTTGCGGATGATTTACGAAACTTGGGTTTTCTGCAGAGTGCATCCGTCCAGCAATTGAAAAATGAGTTAAAGAAAGGAGTTGGGAAATCTGGTAAAAAATGGTTTGCCAAAGTTCTAAGGACATGGTTGCATAACTTATCCAGTGCGGCAAGTATTAAGTTTCTGGAATTATTTGCTGAGAAAATAAATGGATCAGCTGTGGCCAAGTTTGATGATGAAATCAAAGATTTATTTCAACACTATAATATAGAACAGACGGACGTAGATCTGGATGTAAGGTTGGAAGGAAAAGGCCAGAATGAAAGCTTGGCTTTAGAGGCTTTACAGCTTGCTGACGATCTGCAAAACTTGGGGTTCCTTCCCAAGGTATCCTTTCAACAATTGAAAGGCGAGCTTGCGAAAGGTGTATGGAAGTCTGGGAAAGTATGGTTTATGGAAACCTTGAAAACTTGGTTGCAAACTTTGCCCACTGAAGTAAAGGGGCAATTTCTTTCATTCTTTAAAAAGAGGATTACAGCACTAGCAGTGATAAATTGGAATGACGAAATCAAGGCTTTATTTCAAGCCAATGAGGAAGAGAAAAGCATTGAGAACCTTGATACAGCTGAGGAGACAAAACTTCAGAATATTATTTATCGCGAGCCATTTGACATGACTGAAATGGAAGTTGTTCTTGGTGTAGGCTTAGGTATTTCTCAGCAAATTCTTTTAAAGGAAACTTTTGAGGTATTAAAGTCTGTCTCAAGTTTTTTAACCCAACAAGAAAAAAAGTTTTTAGAATCTGGTTGGGTGAATTTTTTAATTGTAGCGAGAGAAAGTGGAAAGCTCAAAGTTTGGGAAACAGACAAGTGGTCAGCAGTTTTCTATGAATATCTTTTGCAAAAGCTAGGTAAAGGGAAAGCGATAAATGTATTGTATCTATCTAATGAGAAAACTGGAATAAGAAAGGGCCCTACAAATACTGTATGGTCTGGTATAGATAAATATTTGGAGACTGAATCATTTAAACAACCCTTGTCTAAGACGGACGAAATACCATCTGAAATTACAGAAAAGGAGGAACTGGATCAGGATTATAAAAAACTGGGTGAAGAGAAACCTAAAATTATGGAAGAAGCGATTTATATGAGAAATGCGGGGTTGGTGATTTTGACCCCATACTTAAAAACACTTTTTGAAAGATGTGAACTCACGGAGGGCGGCAAGTTTATTAATGAAGAGTCTATTTTTAGAGCTGCCCACATTTTGCAATATGCGGCTATTGGAGAAATAGACCATGGCGAGGAGGATATGATAATGGCAAAAGTACTTTGTGGCTTGGGTTTACAATCGCCTATTGATAGAATGTTAACTTTAAAGGAAGACGAAAAGGAAATCGTAAATGGAATGTTGGCGGCTGTAACTCAACAATGGAAAGCTTTAAACAACACGTCTGTTGAGGGGCTTCAATATTCTTTTTTGCAAAGAGAAGCTAAGCTGATGGAGGAGGAAGAGCAATATTATATGAGGGTGGAGCAAAAATCGTTTGATATGCTGCTCGATCAATTGCCCTGGAGTATAGGGCGGGTAAAAATGAGTTGGATGCAAAAAACATTGGTAACCGAATGGAGGTAG
- a CDS encoding baseplate J/gp47 family protein encodes MENRIGTVRKYRDAASAVHNRLLVDDRSLSDIVAYICNYLEYVQYYDLENKPKGSFQQFVANDPLFFLVTVLNEPLGDIALWIKETDVTIDAQRKEIKERMQRLDAKIETWIATLKAQGFDEVFQKIGYGKEDFLDPIRSLIDGIDDEKIVKTDQVLHVCNAYYQVVLNIQQLIKEQLKKVLLHTNIHRPHAAMYIAFAVLLEKLQNQINGITERHLKFYYDKVLKQINTSGKPVRTSVCLEMLPTAKPFVLEEGTLFSAGKILGSPADVIFKTTHQVELNDLKLVELKSLLFAKNPHLNCGTSEELISSATIQKMMSGGKPIHPERNWYSFGANKETYRRATVKNEEVATLGFIIHSPVLHLEEGDRNICVTFYLHGNGQDKAAQLLQEISNKKGESISSVFTNLLVNGFKIQYSNAEGWIDIENYTARNPEMNVFSIGIRLNKMKPALQAQKGSFAPALRFELNENAPIFLYSFLHQVELTKINVKAEVSGLKNLAIYNNIGKMTPGKPFDLFGPIAAKGSYLMIGKPELSMKNIQELTVQLDWANIPKEYGGLETYYDGYPDGIMNDSFQINTEVLKDKSWIPLNYKQSLFETENVRTPEGYPSVKLKPQSKINFTGVPEFRYPQTEEKMGGEINYTINSKAGFYRFELTHPENGFGHNSYNRIVLDNATENAGKTNAWYSVNKPFIPQVANVSVSYTSEDDIVFDTSLFNKRGRNNAGTFIHITPFGTRMVAKGKEIRNQRVLANYKAEGYLFIGIAGVKRPLSVPIYFYLLHSISASLLKTEDLQWEYFYKDEWIPFTRDEIRVDETKGFLRSGIVELKINHVERDASVYWIRASVLHNVEHYPIVKGVFLNSVMLEEVSQDPRLMGKEVPAGSIVKVLGNYPQIKKVKQPASTFGGGEVSSEDEFYSRVSERIRTKNRVVSVKDFEDIALNNFDEVIAVRCVRPIAIGKKKGGEVIMVVIRKGWNLEERMYFTVGMLRYMENFLNSHASPLLKVKVVNPKVERLLVNCIVDFEPNGKAGYNYRRFNKAISDYLFSFSDIEHGVGGIGGKIDPLILGSYLSKLDYVEYIKELSIERIAVDDEGKFTVVVAKDKPIGTSVPWAILLPVKYHRIVIETTDKARTDRKIDVGLSELWVGQDMVLGAITEQQSEEETSQEKEDEHSNTSSGNTVIVIKDI; translated from the coding sequence ATGGAAAATAGAATTGGCACAGTTAGAAAATACAGGGATGCCGCCAGTGCTGTACACAATCGGCTATTGGTGGACGACCGTTCTCTTTCTGACATCGTGGCCTATATCTGTAATTACTTGGAGTATGTGCAATACTATGATTTGGAAAATAAGCCAAAAGGTAGTTTTCAGCAATTTGTAGCCAACGATCCCCTTTTCTTTTTGGTAACTGTACTCAACGAACCCCTTGGTGATATTGCTTTGTGGATAAAGGAAACTGACGTAACAATAGATGCGCAGCGAAAGGAGATTAAAGAAAGGATGCAGAGGCTTGATGCAAAAATTGAGACTTGGATTGCGACCCTCAAAGCCCAAGGTTTTGACGAGGTATTTCAAAAGATTGGCTACGGTAAGGAAGATTTTTTGGATCCCATAAGAAGTTTAATAGATGGGATAGATGATGAGAAAATTGTAAAAACCGATCAGGTGTTGCATGTATGCAACGCTTATTATCAAGTAGTGCTAAATATACAGCAGCTTATAAAAGAGCAACTTAAAAAGGTGCTGCTTCATACCAATATTCATAGGCCACATGCCGCTATGTATATTGCTTTTGCCGTTCTACTAGAAAAATTACAAAATCAAATAAATGGCATAACTGAACGTCACCTAAAGTTTTATTATGATAAAGTACTAAAGCAAATAAACACATCCGGCAAGCCCGTAAGAACTTCGGTTTGTTTGGAAATGCTACCTACTGCCAAACCTTTTGTGTTGGAAGAGGGAACACTTTTTTCTGCGGGGAAAATTCTGGGTAGTCCAGCGGATGTTATTTTTAAAACCACCCATCAGGTAGAGTTGAATGACCTCAAGTTGGTGGAGCTTAAGAGTTTGCTTTTTGCTAAAAATCCGCACTTAAATTGTGGAACAAGTGAAGAATTAATCTCATCCGCGACCATTCAAAAAATGATGAGCGGAGGAAAACCTATTCATCCAGAAAGAAACTGGTACTCATTTGGGGCTAATAAAGAAACCTATCGAAGAGCCACAGTGAAAAATGAAGAGGTGGCTACACTGGGTTTTATCATTCATTCTCCTGTGCTTCACTTAGAGGAAGGCGATCGCAACATTTGTGTTACTTTTTATTTGCATGGTAATGGTCAAGATAAGGCAGCACAGCTACTTCAGGAGATTTCAAATAAAAAGGGAGAGTCGATAAGCTCAGTTTTTACCAATCTACTGGTCAATGGTTTTAAAATACAATACTCTAATGCTGAGGGCTGGATAGATATAGAAAACTATACAGCACGAAATCCAGAAATGAATGTGTTTTCTATTGGCATACGTCTCAATAAAATGAAACCTGCCCTACAAGCACAGAAGGGTAGTTTTGCACCAGCTCTTAGATTTGAGCTCAATGAGAATGCGCCTATCTTTTTGTATTCATTTTTACACCAAGTAGAACTGACAAAAATAAATGTAAAAGCGGAAGTATCAGGGCTAAAGAACTTAGCTATTTATAATAATATAGGCAAAATGACACCAGGGAAACCCTTTGACCTGTTTGGCCCGATAGCCGCAAAGGGGAGTTACCTTATGATAGGCAAACCTGAGCTCAGCATGAAAAATATACAAGAGCTTACAGTTCAATTAGATTGGGCAAATATTCCAAAGGAATATGGTGGATTAGAAACTTATTATGATGGTTATCCTGATGGAATCATGAATGATTCATTTCAAATAAATACAGAGGTTCTAAAAGATAAGAGTTGGATTCCTTTAAATTATAAGCAATCCCTTTTTGAAACCGAAAATGTGCGCACGCCTGAAGGTTATCCTTCGGTAAAGTTAAAGCCACAGTCCAAAATAAATTTTACTGGAGTACCTGAGTTTCGCTATCCTCAAACAGAGGAAAAGATGGGCGGTGAAATAAATTACACTATCAATAGTAAGGCGGGTTTTTATCGCTTTGAATTAACCCATCCTGAAAATGGCTTTGGCCATAATTCATACAACCGTATTGTGCTGGACAATGCAACTGAAAATGCGGGAAAAACCAATGCTTGGTACAGCGTAAATAAGCCTTTCATTCCTCAGGTGGCTAACGTAAGTGTGAGCTATACTAGCGAAGATGATATTGTTTTTGACACTAGCCTGTTTAACAAAAGAGGGCGAAACAATGCAGGGACTTTTATTCACATCACACCCTTTGGTACCCGTATGGTAGCAAAGGGAAAAGAAATTCGCAATCAACGGGTGCTGGCCAATTATAAGGCAGAAGGCTATCTTTTTATTGGGATTGCTGGAGTGAAACGACCACTTTCGGTTCCAATATATTTTTATCTGCTACATTCTATTTCCGCTTCGCTACTAAAAACCGAAGACCTGCAATGGGAGTACTTTTATAAAGATGAATGGATACCCTTTACCAGAGATGAAATACGGGTAGATGAAACCAAAGGCTTTCTAAGGTCTGGTATAGTGGAGCTAAAAATAAACCATGTAGAGCGCGATGCATCGGTGTATTGGATTAGGGCTAGTGTATTACATAATGTGGAGCATTATCCGATTGTAAAAGGAGTGTTTTTAAACTCGGTGATGCTGGAGGAGGTAAGCCAAGATCCAAGGTTGATGGGTAAAGAGGTACCTGCCGGAAGCATTGTAAAAGTACTGGGAAACTATCCACAGATAAAAAAAGTAAAACAGCCAGCCAGCACTTTTGGAGGTGGAGAAGTGAGTAGCGAAGACGAGTTTTATTCTCGCGTAAGCGAAAGGATACGCACTAAAAACAGGGTGGTGTCGGTGAAAGATTTTGAAGATATAGCTCTCAATAATTTTGATGAGGTTATAGCCGTGCGGTGTGTACGACCTATTGCGATAGGTAAGAAAAAGGGTGGTGAGGTAATAATGGTGGTCATTAGGAAAGGATGGAACCTTGAGGAAAGAATGTACTTTACGGTCGGTATGCTTCGCTACATGGAGAATTTTTTGAATTCGCATGCAAGCCCTTTGCTCAAGGTAAAGGTGGTAAACCCCAAAGTGGAAAGATTACTAGTAAACTGTATTGTTGATTTTGAGCCAAACGGAAAGGCAGGTTATAATTACAGACGATTCAATAAAGCCATTTCTGATTACCTGTTTTCCTTCTCAGATATAGAGCATGGTGTGGGGGGAATTGGTGGAAAAATCGACCCGCTGATATTGGGCTCCTATCTCTCAAAACTTGATTATGTAGAGTATATCAAGGAGCTGTCTATAGAGCGAATTGCGGTAGATGATGAAGGAAAGTTTACGGTAGTGGTAGCTAAAGATAAGCCCATAGGAACCTCGGTGCCTTGGGCCATATTGCTTCCGGTAAAATACCACCGTATAGTAATTGAAACCACAGATAAAGCCCGAACAGACAGGAAAATAGATGTAGGATTGAGTGAACTGTGGGTAGGGCAAGATATGGTGCTGGGTGCGATTACTGAGCAACAATCCGAGGAGGAGACCAGTCAGGAAAAGGAAGATGAACACTCAAACACCAGTAGTGGCAACACGGTAATAGTAATAAAAGATATATGA